In a genomic window of Vallitalea okinawensis:
- a CDS encoding nitroreductase family protein has translation METLDAITKRRSIRKFQNKVVPKEIIEQLIDLSTKAPSGKNRQPWRFLILQRNKKEELVNLITRNIQNRKEKGLDVGSCQTSAKAMNEAPVVILVFNPFSRNEEDYNHYRLLTDTQSIGAAIQTMLLAAKDLGLGSLWICDIFYMHYEICSWLNRDDELVAAVALGYGCEEPYPRPRKSRREVAEWMG, from the coding sequence ATGGAAACATTGGATGCTATAACAAAACGAAGAAGTATACGAAAATTTCAAAATAAAGTGGTACCAAAAGAAATCATAGAACAATTAATCGATTTATCTACTAAAGCGCCATCAGGTAAAAATCGCCAACCATGGAGATTTCTTATCTTGCAACGAAACAAAAAAGAAGAACTGGTTAATCTTATAACTAGAAATATTCAAAATCGTAAAGAGAAAGGTTTAGACGTAGGAAGTTGCCAAACAAGCGCGAAAGCGATGAATGAAGCACCCGTAGTAATCTTGGTATTCAATCCTTTTTCTAGAAACGAAGAAGATTACAATCATTATCGGCTCCTTACTGATACTCAATCAATAGGTGCTGCTATACAAACAATGTTACTAGCTGCTAAGGATCTTGGACTTGGGTCTCTTTGGATTTGTGATATATTTTATATGCATTATGAAATATGCTCTTGGCTAAATCGAGATGATGAACTCGTAGCAGCAGTTGCATTAGGATATGGGTGTGAAGAACCATACCCACGACCACGCAAGTCAAGGAGAGAAGTTGCTGAATGGATGGGGTAG
- a CDS encoding DUF4037 domain-containing protein produces the protein MAEGIEKIFNELVKQVAGINTVNAIGLSGKLKPYPKPGEGDFDIFIYCDIVPNEQIRKKYLETLGDEIKDIKLSVFNNEAWGLSDYCTINGIDTWLMFFNKNHVIRNVQEILTGKYLERADNYFFPIGRLGMLESLTVLYDKDKFLEELKRALSLYPKTLKEKMIAYNLEVLNDVEDLLRAVKRKDVLFYHFALDIALDHFLLALFAMNETYFPSRKRSLQYIDKFEIKPSRCTERLLSILQDGANANTLINSYEEFRQLCKELLELIRK, from the coding sequence ATGGCGGAAGGTATAGAAAAAATATTTAATGAATTAGTAAAGCAAGTAGCAGGCATTAATACAGTGAATGCTATAGGTTTAAGTGGAAAGCTAAAACCTTATCCAAAACCTGGAGAAGGTGATTTTGATATTTTTATATATTGCGATATTGTTCCGAATGAGCAGATCAGAAAGAAATATCTCGAGACATTAGGGGATGAGATAAAAGATATAAAGCTAAGCGTATTTAATAATGAAGCATGGGGCTTATCCGATTATTGCACTATTAATGGAATTGATACATGGTTAATGTTTTTTAATAAGAACCACGTAATAAGAAATGTGCAAGAAATTCTAACCGGTAAGTATCTTGAAAGAGCTGATAATTATTTCTTTCCAATTGGACGTTTGGGTATGTTAGAGAGTTTAACAGTTTTATATGACAAAGATAAATTTCTTGAAGAACTAAAAAGAGCTTTAAGTTTATATCCAAAGACTTTAAAAGAGAAAATGATTGCTTACAATCTTGAAGTACTTAATGATGTTGAGGATTTACTAAGGGCTGTAAAACGCAAAGATGTACTCTTCTATCATTTTGCATTAGATATAGCATTGGATCACTTTTTACTTGCACTATTTGCAATGAACGAAACATACTTTCCTAGTAGAAAAAGATCACTTCAGTACATAGACAAGTTTGAAATTAAACCTAGTAGATGTACAGAAAGACTATTGTCAATACTCCAAGATGGCGCAAATGCTAATACATTGATAAATTCTTATGAAGAGTTCAGACAGTTGTGTAAAGAGCTCTTAGAATTGATCCGAAAATGA
- a CDS encoding histidine phosphatase family protein, whose protein sequence is MGRVCIIRHGETEWNKLTKLQGREDIDLNETGLEQARMVGEHLKQYDWDHIISSPLKRAQSTATIIARTIGIEEVILEENLIERDYGEASGMTLKERLIKYPDRDYDNMEDWFHLRDRVHKVVLELAQKYEDKNILIVSHGGAINSLLYTLSNGQYGSGITKLHMGSINMLQHKDEKLKVDYYNRKIY, encoded by the coding sequence ATGGGTAGAGTATGCATTATTAGGCATGGTGAAACTGAATGGAATAAACTTACTAAATTACAGGGCAGAGAAGATATAGATCTCAACGAAACTGGACTAGAGCAAGCTAGAATGGTTGGTGAACACCTGAAGCAGTATGATTGGGATCATATCATTTCTAGTCCATTAAAAAGAGCTCAGAGTACTGCGACCATTATAGCTAGAACTATTGGAATAGAAGAGGTTATTCTAGAAGAAAACCTGATTGAACGTGATTATGGTGAAGCCTCTGGAATGACTCTGAAAGAGAGGCTAATAAAGTATCCTGATAGGGATTATGATAATATGGAAGATTGGTTTCATCTGAGAGATAGAGTACATAAAGTAGTTCTGGAGTTAGCTCAAAAATATGAAGATAAAAACATACTAATTGTTTCCCATGGTGGTGCAATTAATTCGCTATTATATACGCTGTCAAATGGACAATATGGGTCAGGAATTACTAAATTACATATGGGAAGTATTAATATGTTGCAGCATAAGGATGAAAAACTGAAAGTTGATTATTATAATCGTAAGATATATTAA
- a CDS encoding GNAT family N-acetyltransferase — protein MIEIRNLTKDDAVQISKAFVEQGWNKPIEQYINYYEEQELGKRYILVAEYNNEFAGYITIVWNSDYIVFKKRNLPELMDFNVLEKFQRKGIGRKLLLIAEEVVKKKSKEVGIRVGVLKGYGQAQRLYVKLGYIPDGEGISKDNHFYKYFEKTEIDDDLAIGFTKVL, from the coding sequence ATGATTGAAATTAGAAATTTGACAAAAGACGATGCTGTTCAAATATCAAAAGCATTCGTAGAACAAGGGTGGAATAAACCAATTGAGCAATATATTAATTATTATGAAGAGCAAGAATTGGGTAAGAGATATATTTTAGTAGCTGAATATAATAATGAATTTGCTGGATATATAACTATTGTGTGGAATTCGGATTATATCGTATTTAAAAAAAGAAATCTACCAGAATTAATGGATTTTAATGTATTAGAAAAATTCCAAAGAAAAGGTATTGGCAGGAAGCTTCTACTAATAGCTGAAGAAGTAGTTAAGAAAAAAAGTAAAGAAGTTGGTATTAGAGTCGGTGTTTTGAAAGGGTATGGGCAAGCTCAAAGACTTTATGTGAAATTAGGATATATCCCAGATGGAGAAGGTATTTCAAAAGATAATCATTTCTATAAGTATTTTGAGAAAACTGAAATAGATGATGATTTAGCAATAGGTTTTACTAAAGTTTTATAG
- a CDS encoding GNAT family N-acetyltransferase → METNRLSIRRFLPNDGEDLKEYTIYKESTGFDAWEKWPTDSEGCRSVAEFFAGNDKYWAVCRKVDGKMIGFISFNNINEDKHLDLGHGFTLAHNQDDEDIEALELMIQYAFNNFDIVAIDTHNVLEWKEQVAPLFKLGLKEIDDRMQITKEEWNKRIL, encoded by the coding sequence ATGGAAACAAATAGGTTATCTATTAGAAGGTTTTTGCCAAATGATGGGGAAGATCTAAAAGAATATACTATCTACAAGGAAAGTACGGGTTTTGATGCTTGGGAAAAATGGCCAACTGATTCAGAGGGGTGTCGTAGCGTAGCAGAATTTTTTGCTGGAAACGATAAGTATTGGGCTGTGTGTAGAAAAGTTGATGGCAAAATGATTGGTTTTATTTCATTCAATAATATAAATGAAGATAAACATCTTGATTTAGGTCATGGGTTTACATTAGCCCATAATCAGGACGATGAAGATATTGAAGCCTTAGAATTAATGATTCAATATGCATTTAACAACTTTGATATAGTAGCTATTGATACGCATAATGTTTTGGAATGGAAAGAGCAAGTTGCTCCGCTATTCAAACTTGGATTAAAAGAAATTGATGATAGAATGCAAATTACTAAAGAAGAATGGAATAAGCGTATATTATGA
- a CDS encoding class I SAM-dependent methyltransferase has product MKEDIIKSFNRIALLEDNWDHNQHYKKLLIKEVDNIKGIGLDIGCGTGEFTEKFANKVSMVYGIDLSPIMIEEAKKRHSSKNIKYVVQDFDELDEEIRYDYIVSIATFHHLELQSALPKVKRLLKDNGVLIVLDLYERKGLIDSILDFIAVPTNLIVKRIKCGRFKDNREEIEAWEEHSHIDNYMEYGVLKKIYRQYLSGNIKIKRLLYWRYLMVYRKEG; this is encoded by the coding sequence ATGAAAGAAGATATTATAAAAAGCTTTAATAGAATTGCTTTATTAGAGGATAATTGGGATCATAATCAACACTATAAAAAATTACTAATTAAAGAAGTAGACAATATAAAAGGAATAGGTTTGGATATAGGCTGTGGAACTGGTGAATTTACTGAAAAATTCGCTAATAAAGTTTCGATGGTTTATGGTATTGATCTATCTCCCATAATGATTGAAGAAGCAAAAAAGAGACATTCAAGTAAGAATATCAAATATGTAGTGCAAGATTTTGATGAACTAGATGAAGAAATAAGATATGATTATATTGTTAGCATTGCGACATTTCATCATCTAGAATTACAGTCTGCTTTACCAAAAGTAAAAAGATTATTAAAGGATAATGGCGTATTAATTGTACTAGATTTGTATGAAAGAAAAGGATTAATCGATAGTATCCTAGATTTTATAGCAGTTCCTACTAACTTAATAGTTAAAAGAATTAAATGTGGCAGATTTAAAGACAATAGAGAAGAAATAGAGGCATGGGAAGAACATAGTCATATTGATAACTATATGGAATATGGTGTACTTAAGAAAATTTATCGACAATATTTAAGCGGGAATATAAAAATAAAAAGACTTTTGTACTGGCGGTATCTTATGGTATATAGAAAAGAAGGATAA
- a CDS encoding zinc dependent phospholipase C family protein, translating into MPFAMTHLHIAYNILTSTPQIKNPYDFLLGSIAPDSVHFRDNYNSNMKFDSHLCIGNERWGRVTNNTEWLENVLSFLSKYSDTEAVDFIYGYCCHILADIQNNIKVWMPFFSKNKEKLKNGMGSLYHQESFAIDYELYLFPNREIMWSMLKESTAYDIPGFVNSHEVNEMKQSLLNDQFTDRETIDVTHNKYVTLLNIQEFISEESLYIKNILYSK; encoded by the coding sequence ATGCCTTTTGCTATGACGCACCTTCATATAGCATACAATATTTTGACTAGTACACCGCAAATAAAAAATCCTTATGATTTTTTATTGGGTTCTATAGCACCTGATTCAGTCCATTTTAGAGATAACTATAATAGTAACATGAAATTTGATAGTCATCTGTGTATTGGTAATGAAAGATGGGGTAGAGTTACAAATAATACTGAATGGTTAGAAAATGTATTAAGCTTTTTAAGTAAATATAGCGATACTGAAGCAGTTGATTTCATCTATGGGTATTGCTGCCACATACTTGCGGATATACAAAATAATATAAAAGTATGGATGCCATTCTTCTCAAAGAATAAGGAAAAGTTAAAAAACGGTATGGGGAGTCTCTATCACCAAGAATCTTTTGCTATTGATTATGAGTTATATTTATTCCCGAACCGAGAAATAATGTGGAGTATGTTGAAAGAATCCACGGCGTATGATATACCTGGTTTTGTTAATAGCCATGAGGTCAATGAAATGAAACAGTCTCTATTAAACGATCAATTTACAGATAGAGAAACGATAGATGTAACCCATAATAAATATGTAACACTTTTAAATATACAGGAATTTATATCTGAAGAGTCACTGTACATAAAAAATATATTATATAGTAAATAG
- a CDS encoding GNAT family N-acetyltransferase: MGKIVSLFENWNETLIWSCLEGYMGNAWADSIEHPQSAQIIIGDFCFFGGVPNKDLVKNFPSKYTPECILVIPQNEEWETLIESVHKDNLKKFMRYAIKKEDNVFDKELLVSNIQQLSDSYQIRKIDEQIYSMVKSEEWSESLCSNFATYDDFNNIGVGYVIVHDEQVVCGASSYTVYSKGIEIEIDTKKEYRRKGLAYICASKLILDCLDKGLYPSWDAANRESVSLAEKLGYHFDKEYVTYSLVIK; the protein is encoded by the coding sequence ATGGGTAAAATAGTATCGTTATTTGAAAATTGGAATGAAACACTTATATGGTCTTGTTTAGAAGGCTATATGGGGAATGCATGGGCTGATAGTATTGAGCATCCACAGTCAGCTCAGATCATTATTGGAGACTTTTGCTTTTTTGGTGGTGTTCCAAATAAAGATCTAGTAAAAAATTTTCCTAGTAAGTATACACCAGAATGTATATTAGTTATACCACAGAATGAAGAGTGGGAGACGTTAATTGAATCTGTACATAAGGATAATCTGAAGAAGTTTATGCGTTATGCTATAAAAAAAGAAGATAATGTATTTGATAAAGAGCTCTTAGTTTCTAATATTCAACAACTATCTGATTCATATCAAATTAGAAAAATAGATGAACAGATTTATAGTATGGTTAAGTCTGAAGAGTGGTCTGAATCATTATGTTCTAATTTTGCCACATATGATGACTTTAACAATATTGGAGTAGGGTATGTCATAGTGCATGATGAACAGGTAGTTTGCGGTGCATCATCATATACAGTATATAGTAAAGGAATCGAAATTGAGATCGATACAAAAAAGGAGTATCGTAGGAAAGGATTGGCATATATCTGTGCGTCGAAGTTAATCTTGGATTGCTTAGATAAAGGGTTATATCCAAGTTGGGATGCAGCTAATAGAGAATCTGTATCTTTAGCCGAAAAGTTAGGATATCATTTTGATAAAGAGTATGTAACGTATTCTTTAGTTATCAAATAA
- a CDS encoding HAD family hydrolase, whose amino-acid sequence MNNNIDVIFFDLFYTLTNPQYSNESNEYDVLGITQIEWEKYSEDIELYNERAVGKVRNSRKIIERILDSIGINLDEYKIQLIQNLREERFKGAIMNIEDTILDVLLYLKDKGKRLCIISNADIIDVMFWKESPLDYIFETAIFSYEVGYLKPHPKIYEIALDKMNVKPENCMFIGDGGSEELSGAKNMGMKTIQAGHFIKRDIEQLNTFNEYADYYIENFEEIKNIL is encoded by the coding sequence ATGAACAATAACATTGATGTAATATTTTTTGATTTATTTTATACACTTACAAATCCTCAATATTCTAATGAGAGTAATGAGTATGATGTTTTAGGAATCACTCAGATAGAATGGGAAAAGTACTCAGAAGATATTGAGTTATATAATGAGAGAGCTGTAGGTAAAGTAAGAAACTCAAGAAAAATAATAGAAAGAATCCTTGATAGTATAGGCATTAACCTTGATGAATATAAAATACAATTAATTCAGAATTTAAGAGAAGAACGATTCAAAGGAGCTATCATGAATATAGAGGATACAATACTTGACGTACTTTTGTATCTAAAAGATAAAGGAAAAAGGCTATGCATAATAAGCAATGCAGATATTATTGATGTCATGTTTTGGAAAGAGTCTCCACTGGATTACATTTTTGAAACTGCAATATTTTCATACGAAGTTGGGTATTTAAAACCACATCCAAAAATCTATGAAATTGCATTAGATAAGATGAATGTTAAGCCAGAAAATTGTATGTTCATAGGAGATGGTGGCTCAGAAGAACTTAGTGGAGCAAAGAATATGGGGATGAAGACAATACAGGCAGGACATTTTATTAAAAGAGACATAGAGCAGTTGAATACATTTAATGAATATGCTGATTACTACATAGAAAATTTTGAAGAGATAAAAAACATTTTATAG
- a CDS encoding DUF1801 domain-containing protein encodes MKKRSQEVTEYIAKYDSEKIKRLEIIRTLIHDSVSEIDEKMWTKVPCFYTDDFSIVIRVFGDHMNFIADTVVQYKDELLDYKITPKGMLQIFDNQELPLDTLKKIICSCHQSN; translated from the coding sequence ATGAAAAAAAGAAGTCAGGAAGTAACAGAGTATATTGCAAAATATGATTCAGAAAAGATAAAACGATTAGAAATAATTCGAACATTAATTCACGATAGCGTTTCAGAGATTGATGAAAAAATGTGGACAAAAGTTCCTTGTTTTTATACTGATGACTTTTCGATCGTAATTCGTGTTTTTGGTGACCATATGAACTTCATTGCAGATACAGTAGTTCAGTATAAAGATGAATTGTTAGACTATAAAATAACACCAAAAGGGATGCTGCAGATATTTGATAATCAAGAATTGCCACTGGATACTTTGAAAAAAATAATCTGTTCATGTCATCAATCTAACTAA
- a CDS encoding DUF4184 family protein, producing the protein MPFTFAHPSVVIPLMKRSKYFNATSLVIGSMAPDFEYFIHFKPFGLHGHTLLGQLYFNLPLVLIITCLFHNLLKEEIIFNLPKSFSTKYSSFARQRWRIGSFKELVIFIYSALLGMATHILWDSFTHEGAYFVTVFSVLNKRISLLNFNVPVYKLLQHGSTIVGLVTLLLIFIFWRNDSAYIDSAERDRCSKLFFWCSNIILSGLIFIMFIIVWNDFSIGRLIITGINSCFISICIISLRYKINKKSFILSKK; encoded by the coding sequence TTGCCATTTACATTTGCACATCCTTCAGTAGTAATTCCATTGATGAAAAGAAGTAAATATTTTAATGCAACTTCTTTAGTTATTGGTTCAATGGCTCCTGACTTTGAGTATTTTATTCATTTCAAACCATTTGGATTGCATGGTCATACCTTACTGGGGCAGTTATATTTTAATTTACCACTAGTTTTAATAATAACATGCTTATTTCACAATTTGTTAAAAGAAGAAATCATATTTAATTTACCAAAATCATTTTCAACTAAGTATAGTTCTTTTGCTAGACAAAGGTGGAGGATTGGATCATTTAAAGAATTAGTTATTTTTATCTACTCTGCTTTGCTAGGGATGGCAACGCACATTCTATGGGATAGTTTTACGCACGAGGGGGCATATTTTGTGACGGTGTTCTCAGTTTTAAATAAGAGGATTAGTCTTTTAAACTTTAACGTTCCCGTATATAAATTATTACAACATGGAAGTACAATAGTTGGATTAGTGACACTATTACTGATTTTTATATTTTGGAGAAATGATAGTGCCTATATTGATTCAGCAGAACGAGATAGATGTTCAAAACTATTTTTTTGGTGCAGTAATATTATTTTAAGTGGGTTGATCTTCATCATGTTTATTATAGTATGGAATGATTTTTCTATAGGTAGACTTATAATTACAGGTATAAATAGTTGTTTTATCAGTATTTGTATAATATCATTAAGATATAAGATTAATAAAAAATCGTTCATTTTATCGAAGAAATAG
- a CDS encoding Csa1 family protein, whose product MKKKKIGVIILLIVLISTITTIMVLASIHSKETDIKDSFYNSVNYDPIKDLLSFTVPKTIPEGYKFYLHISGLRFMGENNPQWAFHVFDEESINYTWEHGKTYNHFECSGGFEYISLNFGLLDKNTKKLLYSYTITVFPTGTKTIEKD is encoded by the coding sequence TTGAAAAAGAAGAAGATAGGAGTAATTATTTTATTGATTGTATTAATATCAACGATTACAACAATAATGGTGTTAGCATCTATACATTCTAAGGAGACAGATATTAAGGATAGCTTTTATAACTCGGTTAATTATGATCCAATTAAAGATTTATTAAGCTTCACCGTGCCTAAAACCATACCAGAAGGCTATAAATTCTATCTTCATATTAGTGGGCTAAGATTCATGGGAGAAAATAATCCTCAATGGGCTTTTCATGTCTTTGATGAGGAAAGTATAAATTATACTTGGGAGCATGGGAAAACTTATAATCATTTTGAGTGCTCAGGCGGGTTTGAGTATATCAGCTTAAATTTTGGCTTATTGGATAAGAATACAAAGAAATTGCTATATAGCTATACAATTACTGTATTTCCTACTGGAACAAAAACTATTGAAAAGGATTAA